GCATTCCAGCATTCGCGTCATACGGTGTCTTACTTGCTCGATGAAGGATTCGAGTACGATTCTTCGTTGTTCGGTGACGATGTGCCATATCTCATCGGCGACGGGTCCCGTGCTCTGCTCGAACTGCCGACGGACATCACGCTGGACGATTGGACCCAATTCGCATGCCTGCCCGACTTTGGCTACATGATGCCGATCGCGTCACCGCAGAAGGCGCTTGAGATGTACAAGGCCGAGTTCGACGCCGCGTGGCGTCACGGCGGCATGATGGTCACGGTCTGGCATCCATTCCTATCGGGCAGGCTGGCGCGGGTCGAGATGATCGACCAGTTGCTGCGCCACATGCAGGAAAAGGGCGACGTCTGGTTCGCCACGACGGCCGAGATCGCTCAGCATTGCCGTGGACTGATCGATTCCGGGGCCTGGAGCCCGAGGACGGACCGGCTTCCGTTCAGCGATGGTCCACTGCCTCCCGGCACGCCCGGCTGATCCCATCTCGTTCACCGTTCTTCTCAAAGGTTTCATTCGCGCAATGTCGGATCAAGCACGCACGGTCGACCGCGTCAGAATATTGGGGCGGCTGGGGGAGATGTCCCGGATCGGGGCCCTGGAAAACGGCGGCGTCTGCCGCTTGGCGCTTTCGCCGGATGAGACCGAGGCGAAGGCGCGGCTTATCGGCTGGGCGCAGGCCTTGGGATGCGTCGCCTACATCGACGATATCGGCAACCTTTTCCTGCGGCTGGGAGGGGCCGATTCTGCCGAAGCGCCGGTGCTGGTTGGATCCCATCTCGATACTCAACCCGTCGGCGGCAATTTCGATGGCGTATTGGGCGTCATCGCCGCGCTCGAATGCCTGGAAATCATGGCGCGGCAGGATGAGCGGGCCTTCATGCCTGTCGAGATCGCGGTCTGGTGCAACGAAGAGGGGGCGCGGTTTAACCCGACGACGATGGGGTCCGCGGTCCATGTCGGGCATTTTCCGCTTGGCGAGGCGTTGGCTGTCACCGACGCCTCGGGGCAATCTGTCGAAGCGTCGCTTCGGCAGTCCACGGCCAGCCTTCGCGCGGCGGGTATCGGCCTGTCG
This portion of the Chelatococcus sp. YT9 genome encodes:
- a CDS encoding polysaccharide deacetylase, yielding MTLKLIEAAPQWPGGARCAVCISFDMDGEALVHRRFPDASPDQVALAAQLRYEPTIAVPRLLRLFAAHGIRQTFFIPGWCIDHYPTTIEQILTGGHEIAHHGYAHARPNVQTPEAERESLQAGIEAIERVTGSRPLGYRAPAFQHSRHTVSYLLDEGFEYDSSLFGDDVPYLIGDGSRALLELPTDITLDDWTQFACLPDFGYMMPIASPQKALEMYKAEFDAAWRHGGMMVTVWHPFLSGRLARVEMIDQLLRHMQEKGDVWFATTAEIAQHCRGLIDSGAWSPRTDRLPFSDGPLPPGTPG